A part of Melittangium boletus DSM 14713 genomic DNA contains:
- a CDS encoding DUF3857 domain-containing protein, which yields MSRTPRLAPRSPAPWLASLLVLACPLLVRAAPTDTSLNEARQESEQALSLAASPRSAAHLLRLQAFEQELEDLTPLVRTYAELAVRRNVDPGTRATAQFLLMDLERARGRLTRAGELRESLGFVGDYYVVGGFENEGKSGCDTDFGPETAALDLSARYPGAKGREASWRRLSVSPVDGYVDLGAALRPNRESVAYALTWLEAPAETRVTLDVGTSGAFRMWVNGEKAATGDQYHLPRPDQARVSVRLRKGLNRVLLKVCQDTGPMGFFLRRDPPGRIRVTLPASPPALAKGASPAPQVLPTLTSSLKDAVARAPNDAVLRGEYATVLDYFRAFDEREHTAAVEAERAARAAPSNTRLQLLAAATQREDLNQRRLFLESALRADPTSVQARVALAEFELERGHPERALTLLAPLVEEVPDSAPARLALARAHEALGEPALAHTLVEDALRTLPRIPRVVRAAASSARALDRPQEAVARLRVALALRHDDRSSRTQLATLLADQGQVEAAAREYAQLLTLYPFDNATRIKLAELRAANGQLDAATAAFAAARALSPDEPDVYEREGKALLSAGHRDEAVASFERSLALRPQNPTLKEAVRTLKGESASAGLQYLPDFKPLIKEADGYVHEDAVYLTDSTYVRVQKSGLAGRLHQFSVKVLNARGVDAFRSFPVTYSPDRQEVRILRARITKPDGSVVDSYGESDRNINEPWTGMYYDARAKMLSFPALAAGDILELQYRVDDTAQDNLLSDYWGDVENVQGVYPKVSYQFLVEMPKERPLYWNDKKLPGVKYAHEPVEGERELYRWSAKHVAKVVPEPGMPGWAEVAANLHVSTYRTWDEVGRYWWGLVRDQLTPNDELRQTVDSVLKGVDRKNQQAVVRAIYNFVVTNTRYVALEFGIHGFKPYRVDRVLSRRFGDCKDKASLIHSMLKVAGVDSRLVLLRMRDLGAIGEEPASLAAFNHAIVYVPGFDLYLDGTAEFHGAKELPSADRVANVLVVEPGGKATFLTTPEAKADDNATRLAMDVVLRPDGSATVGGATTVGGQMAPEYRRAYRAVSSRKSTFERAWAQSFPGLTVQDVNLNDTTLLDDDVKVDFRMAIPRFAEALPGHLRFLPFGTGRAYTQTYAPLAERRFDLVMSGPWVNRFTFRYTLPAGYSAAELPPALQEETPFGRVRLNYTVEGQQLVADGEVALTAARVKAEDYAAFRAFLGRVDQGFSRKVTLRGPATTTAGR from the coding sequence ATGTCTCGTACCCCACGGCTCGCCCCGCGCTCCCCCGCCCCCTGGCTCGCGTCGTTGCTCGTGCTCGCCTGCCCGCTGCTGGTCCGCGCCGCTCCCACCGACACGAGCCTCAACGAGGCCCGTCAGGAGTCCGAGCAGGCCCTGTCCCTCGCCGCTTCGCCGCGGAGCGCGGCGCACCTGTTGCGTCTGCAGGCGTTCGAGCAGGAGCTCGAGGATCTAACGCCCCTGGTGAGGACGTACGCCGAGCTGGCCGTCCGCCGCAACGTGGACCCCGGCACCCGCGCCACCGCCCAGTTCCTGCTGATGGACCTGGAGCGCGCGCGCGGCCGACTCACCCGCGCCGGCGAGCTGCGCGAGAGCCTGGGGTTCGTCGGGGACTACTACGTCGTCGGCGGCTTCGAGAACGAGGGCAAGTCCGGCTGTGACACGGACTTCGGCCCCGAGACGGCCGCGCTGGACCTGTCCGCCCGCTACCCGGGTGCCAAGGGCCGCGAGGCGTCCTGGCGTCGGCTCTCCGTCTCCCCCGTGGATGGGTACGTCGACCTGGGCGCCGCGCTGCGCCCCAACCGCGAGTCCGTGGCCTATGCGCTCACCTGGCTGGAGGCTCCGGCGGAAACCCGCGTGACGCTCGACGTGGGCACCTCCGGCGCCTTCCGGATGTGGGTCAACGGCGAGAAGGCCGCCACGGGAGACCAGTACCACCTGCCCCGGCCGGACCAGGCGCGCGTCTCCGTGCGGTTGCGCAAGGGCCTCAACCGCGTGCTCCTCAAGGTGTGCCAGGACACGGGCCCCATGGGCTTCTTCCTGCGCCGGGATCCGCCTGGCCGCATCCGGGTGACGCTGCCCGCGAGCCCCCCCGCGCTCGCCAAGGGCGCCTCGCCCGCGCCCCAGGTGCTGCCCACGCTCACCTCCAGCCTCAAGGACGCCGTGGCCAGGGCCCCGAACGACGCCGTCCTGCGCGGGGAGTACGCCACGGTGCTCGACTACTTCCGCGCCTTCGACGAGCGCGAGCACACCGCCGCCGTGGAGGCCGAGCGCGCCGCCCGCGCCGCCCCCTCCAATACGCGGCTGCAACTGCTGGCCGCCGCGACCCAGCGCGAGGACCTGAACCAGCGGCGGCTCTTCCTCGAGTCCGCCCTGCGCGCCGACCCCACCTCCGTGCAGGCCCGCGTGGCGCTCGCCGAGTTCGAGCTGGAGCGCGGCCACCCCGAGCGCGCCCTGACGTTGCTCGCGCCCCTGGTGGAGGAGGTTCCCGACTCCGCCCCCGCCCGGCTCGCGCTCGCCCGGGCCCATGAGGCGCTCGGCGAGCCCGCCCTCGCGCACACGCTCGTCGAGGACGCCCTGCGCACGCTGCCGCGCATCCCCCGCGTGGTGCGCGCCGCCGCCAGCTCGGCCCGCGCGCTCGACAGGCCCCAGGAGGCCGTGGCCCGGCTGCGCGTGGCCCTCGCGCTGCGCCATGACGACCGCTCCAGCCGCACCCAGCTCGCCACGCTCCTGGCGGACCAGGGCCAGGTGGAGGCCGCCGCGCGCGAGTACGCCCAGCTCCTCACCCTCTACCCCTTCGACAACGCCACCCGCATCAAGCTCGCCGAGCTGCGGGCCGCCAATGGCCAGCTCGACGCGGCCACCGCCGCCTTCGCCGCGGCGCGCGCCCTCTCCCCGGACGAGCCCGACGTGTACGAGCGCGAGGGCAAGGCGCTCCTGTCCGCGGGGCACCGCGACGAGGCCGTGGCGTCCTTCGAGCGCTCGCTCGCGCTGCGCCCGCAGAATCCCACGCTCAAGGAGGCCGTGCGCACCCTCAAGGGCGAGTCCGCGAGCGCGGGTCTGCAATACCTCCCGGACTTCAAGCCGCTCATCAAGGAGGCCGACGGCTACGTGCACGAGGACGCCGTCTACCTGACGGACAGCACCTATGTGCGCGTGCAGAAGAGTGGCCTCGCCGGCCGGCTCCACCAGTTCTCCGTGAAGGTGCTCAACGCCCGGGGCGTGGACGCCTTCCGCTCCTTCCCCGTCACCTACTCGCCGGACCGGCAGGAGGTGCGCATCCTGCGCGCGCGCATCACCAAGCCGGACGGCTCCGTGGTGGACAGCTACGGCGAGAGCGACCGCAACATCAACGAGCCCTGGACGGGCATGTACTACGACGCGCGCGCCAAGATGCTCTCCTTCCCGGCGCTCGCGGCCGGGGACATCCTGGAGTTGCAGTACCGCGTGGACGACACCGCCCAGGACAACCTCTTGTCGGACTACTGGGGCGACGTGGAGAACGTGCAGGGCGTCTACCCGAAGGTGAGCTACCAGTTCCTCGTGGAGATGCCCAAGGAGCGGCCCCTCTACTGGAATGACAAGAAGCTGCCCGGCGTGAAGTACGCCCACGAGCCCGTCGAGGGCGAGCGCGAGCTGTACCGCTGGAGCGCGAAGCACGTGGCCAAGGTGGTGCCCGAGCCCGGCATGCCCGGCTGGGCCGAGGTGGCCGCCAACCTCCACGTGTCCACCTACCGCACCTGGGACGAGGTGGGCCGCTACTGGTGGGGGCTCGTGAGGGATCAACTCACGCCCAACGACGAGCTGCGTCAGACGGTGGACTCGGTGCTCAAGGGCGTGGACCGCAAGAACCAGCAGGCGGTGGTGCGCGCCATCTACAACTTCGTGGTGACGAACACGCGCTACGTGGCGCTGGAGTTCGGCATCCACGGCTTCAAGCCCTACCGGGTGGACCGGGTGCTCTCCCGCCGCTTCGGCGACTGCAAGGACAAGGCGAGCCTCATCCACTCCATGCTGAAGGTGGCGGGCGTGGACAGCCGGCTGGTGCTCTTGCGCATGCGCGACCTGGGCGCCATCGGCGAGGAGCCGGCGAGCCTCGCGGCCTTCAACCACGCCATCGTCTACGTGCCGGGCTTCGACCTGTACCTGGACGGCACCGCCGAGTTCCACGGCGCCAAGGAGCTGCCCAGCGCGGACCGCGTGGCCAACGTGCTGGTGGTGGAGCCGGGCGGCAAGGCCACCTTCCTCACCACGCCCGAGGCGAAGGCCGACGACAACGCCACGCGCCTGGCCATGGACGTGGTGCTGCGGCCGGACGGTAGCGCCACGGTGGGCGGGGCCACCACGGTGGGCGGGCAGATGGCGCCCGAGTACCGCCGCGCCTACCGCGCCGTGTCCTCGCGCAAGTCCACCTTCGAGCGCGCCTGGGCGCAGAGCTTTCCCGGCCTCACCGTGCAGGACGTGAATCTCAATGACACCACGCTCCTGGACGATGACGTGAAGGTGGACTTCCGCATGGCCATCCCCCGCTTCGCCGAGGCGCTCCCCGGCCACCTGCGCTTCCTGCCCTTCGGCACCGGACGCGCCTACACCCAGACGTACGCGCCGCTCGCCGAGCGCCGCTTCGACCTGGTGATGAGCGGCCCCTGGGTCAACCGCTTCACCTTCCGCTACACGCTGCCCGCCGGCTACTCCGCGGCGGAGCTGCCCCCCGCCCTCCAGGAGGAGACGCCCTTTGGCCGGGTGCGGTTGAACTACACGGTCGAGGGCCAGCAGCTCGTCGCCGATGGCGAGGTGGCGCTCACCGCCGCCCGGGTGAAGGCCGAGGACTACGCGGCCTTCCGCGCCTTCCTCGGACGGGTGGACCAGGGCTTCTCGCGCAAGGTCACCCTGCGCGGCCCCGCGACGACCACCGCCGGGCGTTGA
- the rsfS gene encoding ribosome silencing factor gives MALKKTPKKKPAAKKSATKTPAARKKTAAKKATAKKLPARKKAARKKAAPETAAAPAIVENPRAHALARKIGNLLSDKKAVDIVILDVRGMTSYADYVVVASGESDRQVSSMAEHVLVKLKESEGLRPVGHEGMDTGQWVLLDFGEVVAHIFYSEMRAHYDLEGLWADAGREKVA, from the coding sequence ATGGCACTCAAGAAGACCCCCAAGAAGAAGCCCGCGGCGAAGAAGAGCGCGACCAAGACGCCGGCGGCACGCAAGAAGACGGCGGCGAAGAAGGCGACGGCCAAGAAGCTGCCCGCGCGCAAGAAGGCCGCGCGCAAGAAGGCGGCGCCCGAGACCGCGGCGGCCCCGGCCATCGTGGAGAATCCACGCGCCCACGCGCTGGCGCGCAAGATTGGCAACCTGCTGTCGGACAAGAAGGCCGTGGACATCGTCATCCTCGACGTGCGCGGCATGACGTCCTACGCGGACTATGTCGTGGTGGCCTCGGGCGAGAGCGATCGGCAGGTGTCCAGCATGGCCGAGCACGTGCTCGTCAAGCTCAAGGAGTCCGAGGGCCTGCGCCCCGTGGGCCACGAGGGCATGGACACGGGCCAGTGGGTGCTCCTGGACTTCGGCGAGGTGGTCGCCCACATCTTCTATTCCGAGATGCGCGCGCACTATGACCTCGAGGGACTCTGGGCCGACGCGGGCCGGGAGAAGGTGGCCTGA
- a CDS encoding 23S rRNA (pseudouridine(1915)-N(3))-methyltransferase RlmH: MKVRLVSVGRDRSGLYEPAVQEYASRLAHYTRFELVELPEAGGKKGKAPLGAARASEADALLARKKPQELLVALDERGKLLDSVEFSRYVGKARDGAKDLLLVIGGDEGLDERVRQAADLVLSLSKMTLPHRMARMVLVEQLYRAFTLLKGEPYHK, encoded by the coding sequence CTGAAGGTCCGGCTCGTCTCCGTGGGCAGGGACCGCTCGGGCCTGTACGAGCCCGCGGTCCAGGAGTACGCCTCGCGTCTGGCGCACTACACCCGCTTCGAGCTGGTGGAGCTGCCCGAGGCCGGGGGCAAGAAGGGCAAGGCCCCGCTGGGCGCCGCCCGGGCGAGCGAGGCCGACGCCCTGCTCGCCCGGAAGAAGCCGCAGGAGCTGCTCGTGGCGCTCGACGAGCGGGGCAAGCTGCTCGACTCGGTGGAGTTCAGCCGCTACGTGGGCAAGGCGCGGGATGGCGCGAAGGATCTCCTGCTCGTCATCGGCGGCGACGAGGGACTGGACGAGCGGGTGCGGCAAGCCGCCGACCTCGTCCTCTCCCTGTCGAAGATGACACTGCCGCACCGGATGGCGCGCATGGTGCTGGTGGAACAGCTCTACCGCGCCTTCACGCTCCTCAAGGGTGAGCCGTACCACAAATGA
- a CDS encoding DUF1444 domain-containing protein, with amino-acid sequence MGFWNKWFGRKPSSPDMASPPGTPSLVKGDPREFFLAQVEQRLRARETTGTITRHENDFGLRVVISGREMSLFLHRLYADTRELSPEDRERAIDHFLTALSKTPEKTRLTWEEARPRLRPVLRPVTFGQGIESAKPEHAMVGHDVLPFLRELISIDYEDRAAYLQREEFESWGVGFQEVLAAAHANLARTVPLATEPYERVPGTIWSVESDQFHESSWLMRPGFLASFAKKVEGRPIAIVPDRTTLWIAGDAHPETVARLCESAEREYQASARATSPALYTVDEELRVVPYELPPEDELAAQVRRGHVMLAASEYKSQKDMLDQAKGGEEQGAFVANVSIVSPQGSQEAFTYCVWSEDLGTEGLLPEVDLVALGTTKEEVLLVPWPEVRRIVGDRLVAEPGLAPPRYRPTAWPTPEMFEHLRAAARK; translated from the coding sequence ATGGGGTTCTGGAACAAGTGGTTCGGGCGTAAGCCCTCCTCGCCGGACATGGCGTCACCACCGGGCACTCCCTCCCTTGTCAAGGGAGATCCCCGGGAGTTCTTCCTGGCGCAGGTCGAGCAACGGCTCCGCGCCCGGGAAACGACCGGTACCATCACCCGTCACGAGAATGACTTCGGCCTGCGCGTCGTCATCTCCGGGCGGGAGATGTCGCTCTTCCTCCACCGGCTCTACGCCGACACCCGGGAGCTGTCCCCGGAGGATCGCGAACGGGCCATCGATCATTTCCTGACGGCGTTGAGCAAGACGCCGGAGAAGACGCGCCTGACGTGGGAGGAGGCCCGGCCGCGGCTGCGCCCCGTGCTCCGCCCCGTCACCTTCGGGCAGGGAATCGAGTCGGCGAAACCCGAGCACGCGATGGTGGGCCATGACGTGCTGCCCTTCCTCCGCGAGCTCATCTCCATTGATTACGAGGATCGGGCGGCCTACCTCCAGCGGGAGGAGTTCGAGTCCTGGGGAGTCGGCTTCCAGGAGGTGCTCGCCGCCGCCCACGCCAACCTCGCCCGCACCGTGCCCCTGGCGACCGAGCCCTACGAGCGGGTCCCCGGCACCATCTGGAGCGTCGAGTCCGATCAGTTCCACGAGAGCTCCTGGCTCATGCGCCCGGGCTTCCTCGCGTCCTTCGCGAAGAAGGTGGAGGGCCGGCCCATCGCCATCGTGCCCGACCGCACCACGCTGTGGATCGCGGGGGATGCCCACCCGGAGACGGTGGCGCGGCTCTGTGAGAGCGCCGAGCGCGAGTACCAGGCCTCCGCCCGCGCCACCTCGCCCGCGCTGTACACGGTGGACGAGGAGCTGCGCGTCGTGCCCTACGAGTTGCCGCCGGAGGATGAGCTGGCCGCCCAGGTGCGCCGCGGGCACGTGATGCTCGCCGCCTCCGAGTACAAGTCCCAGAAGGACATGCTCGACCAGGCCAAGGGTGGCGAGGAGCAAGGCGCCTTCGTGGCCAACGTCTCCATCGTGAGCCCCCAGGGGAGCCAGGAGGCGTTCACCTACTGCGTCTGGAGTGAGGATCTCGGGACGGAGGGCCTGCTGCCCGAAGTGGACCTGGTCGCCCTGGGCACGACGAAGGAGGAGGTGCTGCTCGTGCCCTGGCCGGAGGTGCGGCGGATCGTCGGAGACCGCCTCGTGGCCGAGCCCGGACTGGCGCCGCCCCGCTACCGTCCCACCGCCTGGCCCACCCCCGAGATGTTCGAGCACCTGCGCGCCGCGGCCCGGAAGTAG
- a CDS encoding ComF family protein → MLQQLLELLYPPACIACAKVLAVRTAFCETCDLAVERLPTARCRTCAEPGTFPRHTCTRCLDAPPPFTRAWAAFAHEGPVARAIHRFKYEDHPELAPALAELLATECRQFLSRAPPVLVALPLHGKRFRERGYDQAWLLVQALARATGREALPDVLLRARETRRQVGLSEAERALNVAQAFRATASASGREFLLVDDVLTTGATVRAAAEALQAAGAARIEVLTLARAFSLA, encoded by the coding sequence ATGCTCCAGCAACTCCTCGAACTGCTCTACCCCCCCGCGTGTATCGCGTGCGCGAAGGTGCTCGCCGTGCGCACCGCCTTCTGCGAGACGTGCGATCTCGCCGTGGAGCGGCTGCCCACCGCGCGCTGCCGCACCTGCGCCGAGCCCGGCACCTTCCCCCGCCACACCTGCACCCGCTGCCTCGACGCGCCGCCCCCCTTCACGCGCGCCTGGGCCGCCTTCGCCCACGAGGGCCCCGTCGCCCGCGCCATCCACCGCTTCAAGTACGAGGACCACCCGGAACTCGCCCCCGCCCTCGCCGAGCTGCTCGCCACCGAGTGCCGCCAGTTCCTCTCCCGCGCCCCGCCCGTGCTCGTCGCCCTTCCCCTCCACGGCAAGCGCTTCCGCGAGCGGGGGTATGATCAGGCGTGGCTGCTCGTCCAGGCCCTGGCCCGCGCCACGGGACGCGAGGCCCTGCCCGACGTCCTCCTGCGCGCCCGCGAGACGCGCCGTCAGGTGGGACTGTCCGAAGCCGAACGCGCCCTCAACGTGGCCCAGGCCTTCCGCGCCACCGCCTCCGCCTCCGGACGGGAATTCCTCCTCGTGGACGATGTCCTCACCACCGGCGCCACCGTCCGGGCCGCCGCCGAGGCCCTCCAGGCAGCCGGGGCGGCTCGCATCGAGGTGCTCACCCTGGCCCGGGCCTTCTCCCTCGCTTGA
- the pfp gene encoding diphosphate--fructose-6-phosphate 1-phosphotransferase translates to MKKLAIVVAGGPAPGINSVIGAATIRARLAGVEVIGLQDGFKWLAEGDTSHIIPLTIEDTSRIHFRGGSYIGISRANPTRSPEHLQRTLDGLDKLDVGMLITVGGDGTATLAQIISEKTRGRIRVVHVPKTIDNDIDLPDDTSTFGFQTARHVGVEIVKNLMVDAKTTSRWYFVVAQGRKAGHLALAIGKAVGATVTLIPEEFRGKKVPFATVVDLLAGSVIKRQAYGRADGIALLAEGLADCIDPEDLARHTELPRDHMGNLHVADVQLGEVLEKGVKARLAQFGLKATLIPKYIGYEVRCADPIPFDMEYTRDLGHCAARYIIEGGTEAVVSMINGRFVAIPFEQMKDPATGRPRVRMVDVDSDRYRIARSFMLRLKRDDFSRPEELARFAKVTQLTPEAFREQFFHLVKDEPEVAVDIGLALAAKPKRGGPSEGTDKSDAGPPVS, encoded by the coding sequence ATGAAGAAGCTCGCCATCGTCGTCGCCGGGGGCCCCGCCCCAGGCATCAACAGCGTGATTGGAGCGGCCACCATCCGGGCCCGCCTCGCCGGCGTGGAGGTGATTGGCCTCCAGGATGGCTTCAAGTGGCTCGCCGAGGGGGACACCTCTCACATCATCCCCCTCACCATCGAGGACACCAGCCGCATCCACTTCCGCGGCGGCTCGTACATCGGCATCTCGCGCGCCAATCCCACGCGCTCGCCCGAGCACCTGCAGCGCACGCTCGACGGGCTCGACAAGCTGGACGTGGGCATGCTCATCACCGTGGGCGGCGATGGCACCGCCACGCTCGCGCAGATCATCTCCGAGAAGACGCGCGGGCGCATCCGCGTGGTGCACGTGCCCAAGACGATCGACAACGACATCGATCTGCCCGACGACACGAGCACCTTCGGCTTCCAGACGGCGCGTCACGTGGGCGTGGAGATCGTCAAGAACCTCATGGTCGACGCGAAGACGACCTCGCGCTGGTACTTCGTCGTCGCCCAGGGCCGCAAGGCGGGGCATCTCGCCCTGGCCATCGGCAAGGCCGTGGGCGCCACCGTCACCCTCATCCCCGAGGAGTTCCGGGGAAAGAAGGTGCCCTTCGCCACCGTGGTGGACCTGCTCGCGGGTTCGGTCATCAAGCGCCAGGCCTATGGGCGCGCGGATGGCATCGCCCTGCTCGCCGAGGGCCTCGCCGACTGCATCGACCCCGAGGACCTGGCGCGTCACACGGAGTTGCCGCGCGACCACATGGGCAACCTCCACGTGGCGGACGTGCAGCTGGGCGAGGTGTTGGAGAAGGGCGTGAAGGCGCGGCTCGCCCAGTTCGGGCTCAAGGCCACGCTCATTCCCAAGTACATCGGCTACGAGGTGCGCTGCGCGGACCCCATTCCCTTCGACATGGAGTACACGCGGGACCTCGGGCACTGCGCGGCGCGCTACATCATCGAGGGGGGCACCGAGGCCGTGGTCTCCATGATCAACGGACGCTTCGTGGCCATTCCCTTCGAGCAGATGAAGGACCCGGCCACGGGCCGGCCCCGGGTGCGCATGGTGGACGTGGACTCGGACCGCTACCGCATCGCCCGCAGCTTCATGTTGCGGCTCAAGCGCGATGACTTCTCGCGGCCCGAGGAGCTGGCGCGCTTCGCCAAGGTCACCCAGCTCACGCCCGAGGCGTTCCGCGAGCAGTTCTTCCACCTGGTGAAGGACGAGCCCGAAGTGGCGGTGGACATCGGCCTCGCCCTGGCGGCCAAGCCCAAGCGGGGAGGGCCCTCCGAGGGCACCGACAAGTCGGACGCGGGGCCGCCCGTCTCTTGA
- a CDS encoding RNA ligase RtcB family protein — MPSTPAIIRVIASPQSWVEGEALRQLEAAARLPGMRAAVGLPDLHPGKGAPVGAAFASEGVFYPFLVGNDIGCGMGLWCLELPARKARPERWAARLDLEGPWEGDAEGMLASLGAKPCGFEASLGTVGGGNHFAELQRVEAVHDPAAFAALKLESDRLLLLVHSGSRGLGEAILRAHVDRHGTGSLTEDSAEAHAYLTRHDQAVCWARANRATIAERVMRGVGTAGSPVLDVCHNSVTPKAWNGQRHWLHRKGAAPSDQGPVVIPGSRGALSYLVQPLGDGAAHAHSLAHGAGRKWTRTSARERMRERFTPDALLRTSFKSHVVCEDRDLLFEEAPPAYKAIDRVVGDLVDAGLVRVVATLAPVLTYKTRSRRE; from the coding sequence ATGCCTTCAACTCCCGCCATCATCCGCGTCATCGCCTCGCCCCAGTCCTGGGTGGAGGGCGAGGCCCTGCGTCAACTCGAGGCCGCCGCGCGGCTGCCCGGCATGCGCGCCGCGGTGGGACTTCCAGACCTGCACCCGGGAAAGGGCGCTCCCGTGGGCGCGGCGTTCGCCTCGGAAGGCGTCTTCTACCCCTTCCTGGTGGGCAACGACATCGGCTGTGGCATGGGGCTGTGGTGCCTGGAGCTTCCCGCGCGCAAGGCCCGGCCCGAGCGATGGGCCGCACGGCTGGACCTCGAGGGCCCCTGGGAGGGAGACGCGGAAGGCATGCTCGCGAGCCTGGGCGCGAAGCCCTGTGGCTTCGAGGCATCGCTCGGCACCGTGGGAGGCGGCAACCACTTCGCCGAGCTGCAACGGGTGGAAGCCGTGCACGACCCGGCGGCCTTCGCCGCGCTGAAACTGGAGTCGGATCGGCTGCTGTTGCTCGTCCACTCCGGCTCGCGGGGCCTGGGCGAGGCCATCCTGCGCGCGCACGTGGACCGGCATGGCACGGGGAGTCTCACCGAGGACTCGGCCGAAGCACACGCGTACCTCACGCGGCATGATCAAGCCGTGTGCTGGGCCCGCGCCAATCGCGCCACCATCGCCGAGCGCGTGATGCGGGGCGTGGGCACGGCGGGAAGCCCCGTGCTCGACGTGTGCCACAACAGCGTCACCCCGAAGGCGTGGAACGGACAGCGCCACTGGCTGCACCGCAAGGGAGCGGCGCCCTCGGACCAAGGGCCGGTGGTGATTCCCGGCAGCCGGGGCGCGCTGAGCTACCTGGTCCAGCCCCTGGGCGACGGCGCGGCGCATGCCCACAGCCTGGCACACGGGGCTGGCCGCAAGTGGACGCGCACCAGCGCCCGCGAGCGGATGCGCGAGCGATTCACCCCCGATGCCCTTCTGCGCACGTCCTTCAAGAGCCACGTGGTCTGCGAGGATCGCGACCTGCTCTTCGAGGAAGCGCCCCCCGCGTACAAGGCCATCGACCGCGTGGTGGGCGACCTGGTGGACGCGGGGCTCGTGCGGGTGGTGGCCACGCTCGCGCCCGTGCTCACCTACAAGACCCGGAGCCGGCGGGAGTAA